The following proteins come from a genomic window of Deinococcus sp. KSM4-11:
- a CDS encoding ester cyclase, which produces MTTPPRTARKSRAKLPSHPATPPSRTSMDDPQTSTLPVFDFADRPDYSDFVLAAHTGRRQPLAGFDEDYTDIVDYIVRCTHKIWEEKAIGLIYTHYAHNVLVHYSSGIMYGREAMVVNTLQRIAVYAERRAYADDVIWSGNERDGFYSSHRVSSVGVNTGYSEYGPPSGRKVHRWGIADCFVVQNRIVEEWLASDTLTELRQMGYDPMALAKRAVLPATPHTHGELDRLPTGQQYPEFLAVPAAGDDPQGFIRAILLNMWNARLVNMVREHYAPNHVAFVPDSRKLAGYGDYENFVITMLASFPDLAITIDHQCVQGTEARGYRVATRCTFQGTHESYGPYGAPTGRRIYLIVISHHIIRDGKVMQEWTVFDEFALLKQLHAQQAL; this is translated from the coding sequence ATGACCACCCCGCCCCGCACGGCCCGCAAGTCCCGCGCCAAGCTTCCATCCCACCCCGCCACTCCTCCTTCAAGGACCTCCATGGACGATCCACAGACCAGCACCCTCCCCGTCTTCGACTTTGCCGACCGGCCGGACTACTCGGACTTCGTGCTGGCCGCCCACACCGGGCGCCGTCAACCCCTGGCGGGCTTCGACGAGGACTACACCGACATCGTCGATTACATCGTGCGCTGCACCCACAAGATCTGGGAGGAAAAGGCCATCGGTCTGATCTACACCCACTACGCCCACAACGTCCTGGTGCACTACTCCAGCGGGATCATGTACGGGCGCGAGGCGATGGTCGTCAATACCCTGCAGCGCATCGCGGTGTACGCCGAGCGCCGTGCCTACGCGGACGACGTGATCTGGAGCGGCAACGAGCGTGACGGCTTCTATTCGTCGCACCGCGTGTCCAGCGTCGGCGTGAACACCGGCTACAGCGAGTACGGCCCCCCCAGCGGCAGGAAAGTACACCGCTGGGGCATTGCCGACTGCTTCGTGGTGCAGAACAGAATTGTCGAGGAATGGCTCGCCTCAGACACGCTGACCGAACTGCGCCAGATGGGCTACGACCCCATGGCGCTGGCCAAGCGCGCGGTACTGCCCGCCACGCCGCACACCCACGGCGAACTCGACCGTCTCCCCACCGGCCAGCAGTACCCGGAATTCCTGGCCGTCCCGGCTGCTGGGGACGACCCGCAGGGCTTCATCCGCGCCATCCTGCTGAACATGTGGAACGCCCGACTGGTGAACATGGTTCGGGAACACTACGCGCCGAACCATGTCGCCTTCGTCCCCGATTCCCGCAAGCTCGCCGGGTACGGCGATTACGAGAACTTCGTCATCACCATGCTCGCGTCGTTCCCGGACCTGGCAATCACCATCGACCACCAGTGCGTGCAGGGGACTGAAGCGCGGGGGTACCGCGTCGCCACGCGCTGTACCTTCCAGGGCACGCATGAGAGCTACGGGCCGTACGGGGCACCGACCGGACGCCGCATCTACCTGATCGTGATCAGCCACCACATCATCCGGGACGGCAAGGTCATGCAGGAATGGACGGTCTTCGACGAATTCGCCCTCCTCAAACAGCTCCACGCGCAGCAGGCGCTGTGA
- a CDS encoding ester cyclase, whose protein sequence is MAGRSTLPVFDFADRPDYSDFVLAAHTGRRQPLAGFDEDYTDIVDYIVRCTHKIWEEKAIGLIYTHYAHNSIVHTTSGIIYGRETVVRNTAQNIAMWGDLRAYADDVIWSGDDQQGFYTSHRHSNTATQSGYTEFGPPTGRKIAYWGIADCFIVQNRIVEEWLTHDGITVIRQMGYDPVALAKRALLPATPHTHGELDRLPTGQQYPEFLAVPAAGDDPQGFIRAILLNMWNARLVNMVRDHYAPNHVAFVPDSRKLFGYGDYENFVITLMAAFPDLAITVDHQSVVGDADRGFRVATRCTFQGTHEGYGPYGAPTGRRIYLIVISHHIIRDGKVVQEWTVFDEFALLKQLYGLPGGRGDAEPTPSDAGL, encoded by the coding sequence ATGGCCGGCAGATCAACCCTCCCCGTCTTCGACTTTGCCGACCGGCCGGACTACTCGGACTTCGTGCTGGCCGCCCACACCGGGCGCCGTCAACCCCTGGCGGGCTTCGACGAGGACTACACCGACATCGTCGATTACATCGTGCGCTGCACCCACAAGATCTGGGAAGAAAAGGCCATCGGTCTGATCTACACCCACTACGCCCACAACTCGATCGTGCACACCACCAGCGGCATCATCTACGGGCGGGAGACGGTCGTCCGGAACACCGCCCAGAACATCGCCATGTGGGGCGACCTGCGCGCCTATGCCGACGACGTGATCTGGAGCGGCGACGATCAGCAGGGCTTCTACACCTCGCACCGCCACTCCAACACGGCCACGCAGAGCGGCTACACGGAGTTCGGCCCGCCGACCGGCCGCAAGATCGCGTACTGGGGCATCGCGGACTGCTTCATCGTGCAGAACCGCATTGTGGAGGAGTGGCTGACGCACGACGGCATCACGGTGATCCGCCAGATGGGCTACGACCCGGTGGCCTTGGCGAAACGGGCGTTGCTGCCCGCGACCCCGCACACCCACGGCGAACTCGACCGTCTCCCCACCGGCCAGCAGTACCCGGAATTCCTGGCCGTCCCGGCTGCTGGGGACGACCCGCAGGGCTTCATCCGCGCCATCCTGCTGAACATGTGGAACGCCCGACTCGTCAACATGGTTCGCGACCACTACGCCCCGAACCATGTGGCCTTCGTGCCGGATTCCCGCAAACTGTTCGGGTACGGCGATTACGAGAACTTCGTGATCACGCTGATGGCGGCCTTCCCCGACCTGGCCATCACGGTGGATCACCAGAGTGTGGTGGGTGACGCCGACCGGGGCTTCCGCGTCGCCACGCGCTGCACCTTCCAGGGCACGCATGAGGGCTACGGGCCGTACGGGGCACCGACCGGACGCCGCATCTACCTGATCGTGATCAGCCACCACATCATCCGGGACGGCAAGGTTGTGCAGGAATGGACCGTCTTCGACGAATTCGCCCTCCTCAAACAGCTCTACGGTCTGCCCGGAGGCCGGGGTGACGCCGAACCGACCCCCAGTGACGCCGGACTCTGA
- a CDS encoding ester cyclase, which yields MTPNRPPVTPDSEPGGGAGPVEARPALERDLIRLTRSIWEDKAIGAIYTRYAHNTPVHLPDAELYGREQLAERTLQALAPVPDARLHGDEMISQATADGMLSSHRVTVSGHHLGHGPYGPPTGHAVQWRGITQRLMQGGRVVEEWSVHDELAVVRQLGLDEWALARSLAQRAAEAGTGGPVHPVGEVVRGAGQAPPPLPVDATAPLPGDLPGHIAAVVWNARMLNLTGQYYAPDATIRVPGYARLHGPAQLTRYVLEWLAAFPDGAMHVEQVTGTGDDAQGFKVAARWTFVGTHTGAGVYGHPTGQRVRISGISHYDVTAGRIRREDMVWNGFALLKQLCRPSSH from the coding sequence GTGACGCCGAACCGACCCCCAGTGACGCCGGACTCTGAGCCGGGCGGGGGGGCCGGCCCCGTGGAAGCGCGGCCAGCCCTGGAGCGTGACCTGATCCGGCTCACACGCTCCATCTGGGAGGACAAGGCAATCGGCGCGATCTACACCCGGTACGCACACAACACGCCCGTGCACCTGCCGGACGCCGAGCTGTACGGACGGGAACAGCTTGCCGAGCGCACCCTCCAGGCCCTCGCTCCCGTGCCGGACGCGCGCCTGCACGGCGACGAGATGATCTCGCAGGCCACCGCCGACGGCATGCTCTCGTCCCACCGGGTCACGGTCAGCGGCCACCACCTCGGGCACGGCCCGTACGGCCCGCCGACGGGCCACGCCGTGCAGTGGCGCGGCATCACCCAGCGGCTCATGCAGGGCGGCCGCGTGGTCGAGGAGTGGAGCGTGCACGACGAGCTGGCCGTGGTGCGTCAGCTGGGTCTGGACGAGTGGGCCCTGGCCCGGAGCCTGGCGCAGCGGGCAGCCGAAGCGGGCACCGGAGGGCCGGTTCACCCCGTGGGCGAGGTGGTGCGCGGCGCCGGTCAGGCGCCCCCTCCCCTCCCGGTGGACGCCACGGCCCCGCTGCCGGGTGACCTGCCCGGCCACATCGCCGCCGTGGTCTGGAACGCCCGGATGCTGAACCTCACCGGGCAGTACTACGCGCCGGACGCGACCATCCGGGTGCCCGGCTATGCCCGCCTGCACGGCCCCGCCCAGCTGACCCGGTACGTCCTGGAATGGCTCGCCGCCTTCCCGGACGGCGCCATGCACGTCGAGCAGGTCACCGGGACTGGAGACGACGCGCAGGGCTTCAAGGTCGCCGCCCGCTGGACCTTCGTCGGCACCCACACGGGAGCCGGGGTCTACGGCCACCCCACGGGACAGCGCGTGCGGATCAGCGGCATCAGCCACTACGACGTCACCGCCGGCCGCATCCGCCGTGAGGACATGGTCTGGAACGGGTTCGCCCTGCTGAAACAGCTGTGCCGACCGAGCAGCCACTGA
- the hisD gene encoding histidinol dehydrogenase: protein MEYFKKAPPQPAAVNQEIQDTVSRVIADVEREGVDAVRRYSEKFDGFAPAEFRLSEADIRSQLGSLDDSVTRAIDFSIAQVKHFAESQRRTLIDFEEETLPGVTIGQKQIPVQAVGSYIPGGRYPILASAVMTIGVPKVAGVERIVACAPIQRGTGKVNALQLYGMVHSGADEIYAIGGAQALAAMAFGLDGAPPLEAVDMIVGAGNAYVAEAKRQLFGVVGIDLLAGPTEICILADETADPEFVAADLLAQAEHGTNSQSVLITTSRAMAEAVTREIDRQLASLPTADAAGASWRDYGEILLVEDDEEMVRVSDQVASEHLEVQTRDPAWFLARLKNYGSLFLGQNATVAYGDKGIGTNHVLPTGRAARYTGGLWVGKFIKTVTWQRVSDAANHTVAPPFITMADTEGMVGHADSMRLRVR from the coding sequence ATGGAATACTTCAAGAAAGCCCCGCCGCAGCCCGCCGCCGTCAACCAGGAAATCCAGGACACCGTCTCGCGGGTGATCGCTGATGTCGAGCGCGAGGGGGTGGACGCCGTGCGGCGCTACAGCGAGAAGTTCGACGGCTTCGCCCCAGCCGAGTTCCGGCTTTCGGAGGCCGACATCCGCTCGCAGCTCGGGTCGCTCGACGACTCGGTCACGCGGGCCATCGACTTCAGCATCGCGCAGGTCAAGCACTTCGCCGAGTCGCAGCGCCGCACGCTGATCGACTTCGAGGAGGAGACGCTGCCCGGCGTGACCATCGGGCAAAAGCAGATCCCGGTGCAGGCGGTCGGCTCGTATATTCCGGGAGGCCGCTACCCCATCCTGGCGTCGGCCGTCATGACCATCGGCGTGCCGAAGGTGGCGGGCGTGGAGCGCATCGTGGCGTGCGCGCCCATCCAGCGCGGCACTGGCAAGGTGAATGCCCTGCAGCTCTACGGCATGGTGCACAGCGGCGCCGACGAGATCTACGCCATCGGGGGCGCCCAGGCGCTGGCGGCCATGGCCTTCGGCCTGGACGGCGCGCCGCCCCTGGAGGCCGTGGATATGATCGTCGGCGCGGGCAACGCGTACGTGGCCGAGGCCAAACGCCAGCTGTTCGGGGTCGTGGGCATCGACCTGCTGGCCGGCCCCACCGAAATCTGCATCCTGGCCGACGAGACCGCCGATCCGGAGTTCGTGGCGGCGGACCTGCTGGCCCAGGCGGAACACGGCACGAACTCGCAGTCGGTGCTGATCACCACCTCGCGCGCGATGGCCGAGGCGGTCACGCGCGAGATCGACCGCCAGCTCGCGTCGCTGCCCACCGCCGACGCCGCCGGGGCGTCGTGGCGCGACTACGGCGAGATCCTGCTCGTCGAGGACGACGAGGAGATGGTGCGGGTCTCCGATCAGGTGGCGTCCGAGCACCTGGAGGTGCAGACGCGCGACCCCGCGTGGTTCCTGGCGCGGCTGAAGAACTACGGCTCGCTGTTCCTGGGCCAGAACGCCACCGTCGCGTACGGCGACAAGGGGATCGGCACGAACCATGTGCTGCCCACCGGCCGCGCGGCCCGCTACACCGGCGGCCTGTGGGTCGGCAAGTTCATCAAGACCGTCACGTGGCAGCGCGTCAGCGACGCGGCGAACCACACGGTCGCGCCCCCATTCATCACCATGGCCGATACCGAGGGCATGGTCGGGCACGCCGACTCCATGCGCCTGCGGGTGCGGTAG
- a CDS encoding carbon-nitrogen hydrolase family protein, whose product MSRVLPLAAVQARPLPADQPTARFAEDVQGVARAFPQSRLIVYPELHLHGGLVTAEDYRAVAEPLTGPRVRALAELAGDLGVWLVPGSLCELGADGQMYDTAIVLSPEGTLAASYRKVFPWRPYEPFDAGDRFVVFDLLGVGRAGLNVCYDAWFPEVTRHLAWMGAEVVFNVVKTTTCDRTQEVVLARANAIMNQVFVVSVNAAGPVGTGQSVIVDPEGLVRVHSATEATVLTDVIDLEHVSRVRQYGTVGLTRPWSQFAPGDPPLALPLYQGRIEPDRWAPTGPKAAP is encoded by the coding sequence GTGTCCCGGGTGCTGCCCCTGGCGGCGGTGCAGGCGCGTCCGCTCCCGGCCGACCAGCCGACGGCCCGTTTTGCTGAGGACGTGCAGGGGGTGGCCCGCGCCTTCCCCCAGTCGCGGCTGATCGTCTATCCCGAGCTGCACCTGCACGGCGGCCTCGTCACCGCCGAGGACTACCGGGCGGTGGCCGAGCCGCTCACGGGTCCCCGCGTCCGCGCCCTGGCGGAACTCGCGGGCGACCTGGGCGTGTGGCTGGTGCCCGGCTCCCTGTGCGAACTGGGAGCCGACGGGCAGATGTACGACACGGCCATCGTCCTGTCGCCCGAGGGCACGCTGGCCGCCTCGTACCGCAAGGTCTTTCCGTGGCGGCCCTACGAGCCTTTCGATGCCGGCGACCGCTTCGTGGTCTTCGATCTGCTGGGCGTGGGCCGGGCGGGACTGAACGTCTGCTACGACGCGTGGTTCCCCGAGGTGACCCGGCATCTGGCGTGGATGGGCGCGGAGGTCGTGTTCAACGTGGTCAAGACGACGACGTGTGACCGGACGCAGGAGGTGGTGCTGGCCCGCGCGAACGCCATCATGAACCAGGTGTTCGTGGTGAGCGTCAACGCTGCCGGGCCGGTCGGCACCGGCCAGAGCGTGATCGTCGATCCCGAGGGCCTGGTGCGGGTGCACAGCGCCACCGAGGCCACGGTACTCACCGATGTGATCGACCTGGAACACGTCTCCCGCGTGCGTCAGTACGGGACGGTCGGGCTGACCCGGCCGTGGTCGCAGTTCGCGCCCGGCGACCCGCCGCTGGCACTCCCGCTGTACCAGGGGAGGATTGAACCAGACCGCTGGGCACCCACCGGGCCGAAGGCCGCGCCCTGA
- a CDS encoding STAS domain-containing protein: MTNTPPISEAVAQHPDAFLQDWLATQLRAPSMRRDLISDATLRQQSDTFLTLFTAAVSNNGRDIQSPAWATLRGFLETLSAERVLQGFSSAEVATFVFSFKQPLFDRLRVLLSGQPDALADATWAASELIDQLGLYAVEVYQQAREGVIERQRQDMLELSTPVVKVWAGVVALPLIGTLDSERTQVVMETLLERIVETGSTVAIIDITGVPTVDTLVAQHLLRTVAAARLMGAECIISGIRPQIAQTIVHLGIDLEGVTTKASLADAIQVALARGGYRITATEPA, from the coding sequence ATGACGAATACCCCCCCGATCAGCGAGGCCGTCGCGCAGCACCCCGACGCGTTCTTGCAGGACTGGCTGGCGACGCAGCTGCGCGCGCCGTCCATGCGCCGTGACCTGATCAGCGACGCGACGCTGCGTCAGCAGTCCGACACCTTCCTCACCTTGTTCACGGCCGCCGTCTCGAACAACGGCCGTGATATCCAGTCGCCCGCGTGGGCCACCCTCCGCGGCTTTCTTGAGACCCTCTCGGCAGAGCGCGTCCTCCAGGGCTTCTCCTCAGCCGAGGTGGCCACCTTCGTCTTCTCGTTCAAGCAGCCGCTGTTCGACCGGCTCCGCGTCCTGCTGAGCGGCCAGCCAGACGCGTTGGCGGACGCCACCTGGGCCGCGAGCGAGCTGATCGATCAACTTGGCCTGTACGCGGTCGAGGTGTACCAGCAGGCCCGGGAAGGCGTGATCGAGCGCCAGCGGCAGGACATGCTGGAACTGTCCACGCCGGTCGTGAAGGTCTGGGCGGGCGTGGTGGCCCTGCCCCTGATCGGAACGCTGGACAGCGAACGCACCCAGGTGGTCATGGAGACCCTCCTCGAGCGCATCGTGGAAACGGGCTCCACGGTCGCGATCATCGACATCACCGGGGTGCCGACGGTCGATACGCTGGTCGCCCAGCACCTGCTGCGCACGGTCGCCGCGGCCCGGTTGATGGGGGCCGAGTGCATCATCAGCGGCATCCGTCCGCAGATCGCGCAGACCATCGTGCATCTGGGCATCGATCTCGAGGGCGTGACGACCAAGGCCAGCCTGGCAGACGCCATTCAGGTCGCCCTGGCGCGCGGCGGTTACCGCATCACGGCCACCGAGCCCGCCTGA
- a CDS encoding STAS domain-containing protein has product MERIPILQLGSCLLITIQTDLDDQLALTLQEELAQTISARGARGVLIDISALDLVDSFIGRVLGNIASVAHVMDARTVVVGMQPAVAITLVELGVTWRHVRTALNVDQGMALLTTARPSAAPEELRRHRGR; this is encoded by the coding sequence ATGGAGCGGATCCCGATCCTTCAGCTGGGCAGCTGCCTGCTGATCACCATCCAGACCGACCTGGACGACCAGCTGGCCCTGACCCTGCAAGAAGAACTGGCCCAGACCATCAGCGCCCGGGGCGCCCGGGGCGTCCTGATCGACATCTCCGCGCTGGATCTGGTGGACTCGTTCATCGGGCGGGTGCTCGGGAACATCGCGTCCGTGGCCCACGTGATGGATGCCCGGACAGTCGTGGTCGGGATGCAACCGGCGGTGGCGATCACGCTGGTGGAGCTGGGGGTGACGTGGCGACACGTGCGCACCGCGCTCAATGTCGATCAGGGTATGGCGCTGCTGACCACCGCCCGGCCTTCCGCAGCGCCGGAGGAGCTCCGCAGGCACCGTGGCCGCTGA
- a CDS encoding anti-sigma regulatory factor: MFPLHSEDDVVRLRRAVRSMAIGIGFGLVDQTKVVTAASELARNALVHGGGGEARLEILQGARTGLQITVEDTGPGIPNLELALLDGYSTANGLGLGLGGTRRLMHEFQVSTEPGVYTRVVAVRWK, from the coding sequence GTGTTTCCGCTTCATAGTGAGGACGACGTCGTTCGGCTCCGCCGGGCCGTCCGGAGCATGGCCATCGGCATCGGCTTTGGACTCGTTGATCAGACCAAGGTGGTGACGGCCGCCTCGGAGCTGGCCCGCAACGCCCTGGTGCACGGTGGCGGCGGTGAGGCGCGCCTGGAGATCCTGCAGGGCGCCCGCACCGGGCTGCAGATCACGGTCGAGGACACCGGCCCCGGCATTCCGAATCTGGAGCTGGCACTGCTTGACGGGTACTCGACCGCGAACGGGCTGGGACTGGGCCTGGGCGGCACCCGCCGCCTGATGCACGAGTTCCAGGTCAGCACCGAGCCGGGCGTGTACACGCGCGTCGTGGCCGTGAGGTGGAAATGA
- a CDS encoding ATP-binding protein codes for MTGTPAGQHRLPPPVRFEVRDPSGVGAVRRAAADIAARLGFSSPRVSDVAIVTTELTTNLVKHAGQGEVLISAPEPGILNVLAIDRGPGLLRPQDVLRDGYSTAGTAGTGLGAVHRLSSSTDLHSLPGRGTVVWAQLGAQPEPAPPPRFDVGAVHVPYPGELVNGDGWATLVGPSSVRLLVVDGLGHGTHARQASQAAEVSFGTTAHQRPGAALDAIHGALRGTRGAVGLVVELDADERRVRFAGIGNITAAVVVPGARHGLLSRDGTLGQEARRIAESEMNWPPGAALIAHSDGLGGSWNLNQYPGLLTRTSSVIAGVLYRDFVRGRDDATIVVIRESA; via the coding sequence ATGACCGGTACGCCGGCGGGCCAGCACCGCCTGCCCCCCCCGGTCCGCTTCGAGGTGCGAGATCCCAGTGGGGTGGGCGCGGTGCGGCGGGCGGCCGCCGACATCGCGGCCCGGCTGGGCTTCAGCAGCCCACGCGTCTCGGATGTGGCCATCGTGACCACGGAACTCACCACGAACCTCGTGAAACACGCCGGTCAGGGCGAAGTGCTGATCAGCGCTCCCGAGCCCGGCATCCTCAATGTGCTGGCCATCGACCGGGGGCCGGGACTGCTCCGGCCGCAGGACGTCCTGCGGGACGGCTACTCCACCGCTGGCACAGCCGGCACGGGTCTGGGGGCCGTGCATCGCCTGTCCTCCAGCACCGACCTGCACAGCCTGCCAGGGCGGGGCACGGTCGTCTGGGCCCAGCTGGGCGCCCAGCCGGAGCCAGCGCCGCCGCCACGCTTCGACGTGGGGGCCGTGCACGTCCCCTACCCTGGGGAACTGGTGAACGGCGACGGCTGGGCCACCCTGGTGGGGCCGTCCAGCGTGCGCCTGCTGGTGGTGGACGGTCTGGGGCATGGCACGCATGCCCGGCAGGCGTCCCAGGCGGCCGAGGTGTCCTTCGGCACGACGGCCCACCAGCGGCCGGGGGCAGCGCTGGACGCCATCCATGGCGCGCTGCGAGGCACCCGCGGCGCGGTTGGCCTGGTGGTGGAGCTCGACGCGGATGAGCGCCGCGTTCGCTTCGCCGGGATCGGCAACATCACGGCGGCCGTCGTGGTCCCTGGCGCCCGTCATGGCCTGCTGTCCCGCGACGGAACGCTGGGACAGGAAGCCCGGCGCATCGCGGAATCGGAGATGAACTGGCCGCCCGGCGCGGCCCTGATCGCGCATTCGGACGGACTGGGCGGCTCCTGGAACCTGAACCAGTATCCTGGGCTGTTGACCCGGACGTCGAGTGTCATCGCCGGCGTGCTGTACCGCGACTTTGTCCGGGGCCGCGACGACGCGACCATCGTGGTGATCAGGGAATCCGCGTGA
- a CDS encoding ATP-binding protein, whose amino-acid sequence MEPTASSLPFLTVPLRGEQDVLTARTRAAQLGSTLHLGVNARTRFATAVSELARNAVMYARGGVVAFGVDPQARLVWARVSDTGPGIAALDAILAGHYRSKTGLGAGLSGTRRLVDAFDIHSHAQGTRIQVGQRVPASVDLTAAALTARLAALGKPEPEPPQVALEAQNQILMSTLAELTRRESQLSELNLELEETNRGTLALYSDLEAKAEQLRAAEHELRALNAHLTERVQERTARLAELNAEMTAYARSFSQDIQEPLRRVHGFLALLRRHLAGHVDSTLDHYLTVIAAESGRVGKLAEHLADFKHEGEREPRRDRVPLDVLIMQVRSDLAPVTRGRRVDWRIASLPTVVGDALMLRAAFTQILHNALKFSAVRDRALIEVGSDRQGEEVTVWIRDNGVGFPDTEAARIFDLFQRLHGEEYSGAGLGLTSVRRVVTRHGGRVWAEGRPGEGATVFLALPVAGAHDPVPDGHRR is encoded by the coding sequence ATGGAGCCCACGGCGTCCTCGCTCCCGTTTCTCACCGTGCCGCTCCGTGGCGAGCAGGACGTCCTGACGGCCCGGACACGCGCCGCCCAGCTGGGCAGCACGCTGCACCTGGGTGTGAACGCGCGCACCCGCTTTGCCACGGCCGTCTCGGAACTGGCCCGCAACGCCGTCATGTACGCCCGCGGGGGCGTGGTGGCCTTCGGCGTGGATCCGCAGGCCCGGCTGGTGTGGGCCCGCGTGTCCGACACGGGCCCGGGCATTGCCGCGCTGGACGCCATCCTGGCCGGTCACTACAGGTCGAAGACGGGCCTGGGGGCGGGGCTGAGCGGTACCCGGCGGCTGGTGGACGCTTTCGACATCCACAGCCATGCCCAGGGCACCCGGATCCAGGTCGGGCAGCGCGTCCCCGCCAGCGTCGATCTCACCGCCGCCGCCCTCACCGCGCGTCTCGCTGCGCTCGGGAAACCGGAGCCCGAGCCGCCCCAGGTCGCGCTGGAAGCACAGAACCAGATCCTGATGAGCACCCTGGCGGAACTGACCCGCCGCGAAAGCCAACTGAGCGAGCTCAATCTGGAACTGGAGGAAACCAACCGCGGCACCCTGGCGCTGTACAGCGACCTGGAAGCCAAGGCGGAGCAGCTGCGGGCAGCGGAACATGAGTTGAGGGCCTTGAATGCGCATCTCACCGAACGGGTGCAGGAGCGCACTGCCCGGCTGGCGGAGCTCAACGCCGAGATGACCGCCTACGCCCGCTCGTTCTCACAGGACATCCAGGAGCCCCTGCGCCGGGTGCACGGCTTTCTGGCCCTGCTCCGCCGCCACCTCGCCGGACACGTGGATTCCACGCTGGATCATTACCTCACCGTGATCGCCGCCGAGAGTGGCCGGGTCGGGAAGCTGGCCGAACACCTCGCGGACTTCAAGCACGAGGGGGAACGCGAGCCGCGCCGCGACCGCGTCCCGCTCGACGTGCTGATCATGCAGGTCCGCAGTGACCTGGCCCCGGTCACGCGCGGGCGCCGCGTGGACTGGCGGATCGCCTCCCTGCCGACGGTGGTGGGCGACGCGCTGATGCTCCGCGCGGCGTTTACCCAGATTCTGCACAACGCCCTGAAGTTCAGTGCCGTCCGGGACCGTGCCCTCATCGAAGTGGGCAGCGACCGGCAGGGAGAGGAGGTGACCGTGTGGATCCGGGACAACGGGGTCGGGTTCCCGGACACGGAGGCCGCGCGCATCTTCGACCTGTTCCAGCGGCTCCACGGAGAGGAGTACAGCGGGGCCGGGCTCGGGCTCACGAGTGTGCGGCGCGTGGTGACGCGTCACGGGGGCCGCGTGTGGGCCGAGGGCCGACCCGGCGAGGGCGCCACGGTCTTTCTGGCTCTGCCGGTCGCCGGTGCGCATGACCCTGTTCCGGACGGCCACCGCCGCTGA
- a CDS encoding ABC transporter ATP-binding protein, producing MTAVQTPHPRPASALHVNGASIHLRDLSVKYGEQTVLRDLTLDIAAGERVAVVGASGGGKTTLLRALAGLTPSSGGSLHLRQVNENARVRVMFQEDRLLPWLGALDNVILGLPRQERAIGHAALRDVGLGDRAQAYPHHLSGGQRQRVALARALAHRPSLLLLDEPFGALDALTRASMHELLDTLLDETGATTLLVTHDLDEALKLADRVLLLSGGEVAEDLRVTVRRPRPRADLEPLRERLEARLH from the coding sequence ATGACGGCCGTCCAGACGCCACACCCGCGGCCAGCCAGCGCCCTGCACGTCAACGGCGCCAGCATTCACCTGCGCGACCTCAGCGTGAAGTACGGCGAGCAGACCGTGCTGCGCGACCTCACCCTGGACATCGCGGCGGGGGAACGCGTCGCCGTGGTCGGTGCCAGCGGCGGCGGCAAGACCACCCTGCTGCGCGCCCTGGCGGGACTCACGCCCAGCAGCGGCGGCAGCCTGCACCTGCGCCAGGTGAACGAGAATGCCCGCGTCCGCGTCATGTTCCAGGAAGACCGCCTGCTGCCCTGGCTGGGAGCGCTGGACAACGTCATTCTCGGACTTCCGCGGCAGGAACGCGCCATCGGTCACGCGGCCCTGAGGGACGTGGGGCTGGGCGACCGTGCCCAGGCCTACCCGCACCACCTGAGCGGCGGACAGCGCCAGCGGGTGGCCCTGGCCCGCGCGCTCGCCCACCGGCCCTCGCTCCTGCTGCTCGACGAGCCCTTCGGGGCCCTCGACGCCCTGACCCGCGCCAGCATGCACGAGCTGCTGGACACCCTGCTTGACGAGACCGGCGCCACGACGCTGCTCGTCACGCACGACCTCGATGAGGCCCTCAAACTCGCCGACCGCGTCCTCCTGCTCAGCGGCGGAGAGGTCGCCGAGGATCTGCGCGTGACCGTCCGGCGTCCCAGGCCGCGCGCCGACCTCGAACCCCTGCGGGAACGGCTGGAAGCGCGCCTGCACTGA